The genomic DNA aacaaaatcctcttaccagcacctctaaatctcacTTATTAACAAGtgatatctcatttgtttaatacaTACAAACATTGAAGTGTAAAAATGCCAAATTGTGGTTTTACATGTGGTTATGTGCAAAACAATTTCTTTGCCAAGAGCATTGGCTTCCCTGTAATTGCTCATTTTTACACTAAACAGACGTGATATAATGTTTTCATTACGGAGAGTTAGAGGTGGACCTACCCTTGGACAGAGGCAAGCTGTTTCCACGTtaacagtctttatgctaagcgaAGCTAGCTGCTGCTAACGGTCGCTTCgtatttagcatacagacatgacaGTGATTTTGGCAAGAAAGTGCATCCCCAAAAAATTTCAAACTATTCGTTTAACGATTAGGGATATTCAATGGAAAAGAGTTTCTTGAAACTGGATTTTCACTGGGGGAAATGACAGACTTTTCACTTGTCATAGGAAGAGAAAGATTTCAACACCAGTCCtatttcaaatgtcttgttgagctgagcatttttgtatttttgatcTACTGGAGAGAAAGTCAGCAACCCATTTTTAGTCCCAAAACTTTAGTTTAAGGAGAGATGGGTTGAAAGACCGGCAGGCTGCACAAGGGTGGGGTGGATCGAATTAGAAAGCTGCCATATGTCGGCCTTGTGATCACAGAGTGTCTTGGTTATAGAGCGAGGGAGCGGTCTGAGGATAATGAGCATGTACTGAGAGCAATGACGAAAGCGCACAAGTTAAATGAGTGGGCTGCTGGAGGAGCGGAGTCACTCTGATGTAGGTTAAGTTTGCTCTTTCCATGTTCCTGTCTCTTACACCTCTGATTTCTGTCTCTCAAACTCTTCTTTATTATATAGCAGTCTTCCAAAAGTATTACATCTACTCTCACCTTTTCTGCTCTTCTATTACCTTAACTCTCCCTCTGCTCCCTCTGCCCACCTCTCTCATCTTTTGGTCAGCCTTAACTTTTGATCTGTTGCTTTTCCAGTTACTTTGTCTGCATCTCTTTTTTGTCTGGTACACGCTGTCTGTACTTGTCATTCTTTTTTCACAccatctttcttttcttttctctaagCTCTCcttcaaataattaaaaacctGCTCTTCATCTTCCTCAGGTCCCACATGGACTGAACTAGGGTCTGCAGAGAGGGGAAAATCTTTGAAACGACAGTGAGTGAAGCTGCTGCGGtgggagcagacagacaggcagtgtcCTGGCATTAAATTGGAAGGAATGTTTTGGGAGCCACTTGGAAACGCTGCTACATTTGCTCTcaaacagccccccccccacacacacacacacacacacacacacacacaaaccacaaacTGAGTGGTGGTTTAGAGACAGTGTGGGAGTGCATACGCCTCCGTTTCCCAAAATAACTGCCAGATGAGGGGCAGGGAGGCAGGGCGAGGTTGGTACAGGAAGATATAAATGGATGCTAATTGTATGGCTCCTTCAGACTtaaacacaaacgcacacactctcagtctgtgtgtctgtgtatgtatgtgaaaaTGATCCTGCTTtttcgagaaaaaaaaaagtatgagatcagactcactcacacacacacacacacacacacgtggatgGTAGTTTATGGCTCTTAAATGCTACAGACATAGTGAATACATGgctttactcacacacacagattaaaatTCTATGGTTCTCAAATGGCACCCGGATCCAACTAAAACGAGAACTCCCATGTATTATTTCTATAATCCCTCCAAAAATAGAGTTCTAAAGAGGCGAGTCTCAACAGTCATTTTCTAGAGCTGCTCCATCCTTACACCAAAAGCTGACTGTGCGGACTTGGCCCGTTTGTCTGAGCTTAGAAACTCACATTAGTTCTATTTGGATACACTGAATTAGAGGAAGCTGCATCACATTGCCTCGAATCCCGTCACAGTTTCCAATAAAATAGTTTGCTCCTCCTACTCAAGTGTCACTTACTGACTTTGCAAAGTAGACTCATGCTGTTTCTAATCTCACAAGAGGCTCTTATTgcaagagaagggagagagaagaatgaggagtagaggaggagaggaggaataGAGGCAGCTTCAGATATAAATGGTAGATAATTACATGGTTGACTCTCCTGCGTTGATGTGAAAAAAGTGCAAGAGAGCAAAGTAGAGAGACAATTAGCATAGAGGATACACAGTGCCCCACACACCCTATACAGTATAGGCTACAATAATGATTTTGTACAAACAATAAGGGACAGATGACATGTTTTCCACATAAGCAGCAATCTGTCAAGAGCATTACTTCTGCAAGGCCAGCTTTTAAggaaattttcttttcttttttcttttcattttctttcccaTTGACGAAGATTTTTACAATGCAATTTTCATGGGCAAACCCGACATAATGAAACATTTTCCACACGTTGCAAAATGTGTCATTAGACCAATCAGGCACGATTTAACATGAAACTAAACATATGGGatgtttcctctttttttcctcaagaAACCAGACAACCTGTGACAGGAGATGAAGCAGTGCGACCAAAACAGGAACACAGCTTGGCAAACGACACAAAAGATCAGTTTGCAGTCCTGCCTCGCCACCTGCTGCTCATACAAGGTATGACAACAAACTGATCAGTTTCTAACCCTTCCATGTCCCAGttagaaggaaaagaaaaggacaaAGAAGATTTAACACAATGTTGATGCCCTTCCTCCTTCTTGCTAGCAGTTTGGTAGATGCTAACACGTCTTACcctaaatataaatacatttacaggACTTTACAGGATGATTATTTTGTCATGTTCAGTAAGAGACAGTATTAtctattatatatgtgtgtttacaCTTGCATGCGTACTGGCTTACGCCCCACCCTTTCCTTATCATCCTCAACATCTGTAAAAAGCTAATCTCACTTAACTGTTGTGTAATGCAGGTTCTATCCTCCCCCTTTTGATTCAACTTTAACCTAAATGTTTATGCTATCTGCAAATCCTTTTCAGAGAGAAAGGGAGTCTGTGGGAAGAATGACACTCATTTAATATCAGCAGGCAACCAACATGACCCAAGCCCAAACAGGTATTTCCACGAATATCTCCGTCtgtcagtatgtatgtatgcatgtatgtatgtatgtatgtatgtatgtatgtatgtatgtatgtatgtatgtatgtatgtatgcatatatgtaggcctatgtaggCTATGTCAATTCATCTATATTTTTTGTCAACTTCTCTTTCCGAGGTCAAGAATGAATAATGAAACTCAACTTTTAAGTTGACACAAACAAGAAGTCTTTAGCTCCATCTGCTGAGTACAATTACAACttagagtacaagtacaaattagagatacttgtactttacttaaataTTTCCATTAAtgctactttttacttctactccattacatttatgatgtaaatattatactttttactccactacatttattggACAGCTGCAACTTGCAGATTAAGATTCTTATATGTTAAACCACCCAACAGTATATAGCAGACTAATTAGGCAACATTAGCTTTATCCTAgccagcaacattaaaatgctgcttacatatGAATACATCAGTAAAAATATTCCAATAATACAATATGTAATAATGTACCTTTTAAAGGGGCTACTCTGCTGCATACtaaggacttttacttgtaatggagcaTTACaactgtggtattactacttttacttaagtataggATCTGAATCCCACCACTAATAGAAATGGAAACAGATGGATATACAAATATCTTGACTTCTGTCCATATTAAAAGCTTCTGCGCCTCTCCACTGAATATTAAGGTAAGCCGGTGAGACAAACAAAAGCCCCAGCCCAGTCCTGCTCGCAACAGTGACGACAGCGCGCAGCGGCGGTGCAGTGACGCTCGGCGATTGGGTAAGCGAAGAGCTAAACTGTATTATACAGTAAAAAAGACAAGACGCcgataacaaaaacaacagctgCGGCCGCATGAGGCCAACTAGGGATACACTCGCACTTTTCGGGTTCACGCTATAAAGATTTCGGGTAAGGAAACCTATTTTTACTGCTTTTCTTTTACATACTTCGTTAGCTAATTTAGCCCCGCAGCAGCTTCCGCCCTCTAGGAAGTTTCTTTTGTCCTCTtcagtcaacaacaacaaaacaagcgAGTCAATGTGTTGGCCGGAGAATAAGGTGTGTTGGCTGGATTTAATAACAGTATGATAACAAGGCgtttatatattaaatatgggTCCGTGTTGCCAAAACAAGTCGGTTATCTCGCAGATTGTTACACCGTGAATACCTTTGGACTGGCTAATATCACGGACAGCATAGCGTCAGCCTGCTGCTGGGTGTGTTATGTTAGATAGGGACAGCATCAGCGATACAATGGATGATGCCATTTTATGATTCTTGAATAATTAGCTAATGTGCTATATGACAGTAAAATGGTAGCACGATTGTCATATATGGACACTTGCTCGTTATCATATTacagatactgtatgttgaacaaatgttttggtcatttatttcatttgtatggGCAACATGTCTGTTTCCAATTCTCTCAAACAGGTCAAGTGCAGGGTAACACTAATATTAACCAGCCATTGAAACTAATTGACAATGATTTATGCACAGCATGCATCTACTTATGGCCATTTCCTTGTctgcaatatacagtattttgtgcTTTTCCTTATCCCCGTTTATAATTTTTCTTGAATCTTACTTCTCCAGATGTCACGATGGCTGCACACTTCACAATTTCCGACAGCGAGTCAGAGACATCggaggaggtagaggaaggAAAAAATAAGCAACCACCAACTGTGCAAGAGCAGCCGCTTTCTCAGCGCCACTTCCTCACACTACCTGAGCTCAGAAATGCAGGTAGGACATCTCAAACATTTTGGGATATTATAGAAGTTGAGCTTTTAAAACTGGAAAAATACCTGAGTAGAAAATTTGGCACGGAGACCACAGAAGATTCCTCAGCATGTTTATGCCTTATCTAAACCTGCCAAAGTATGTTTGAGCATCCCTTACATCAACCGGCTCCAGATGGGACTCAAAGTTTATCTTGCTTTATTACGGCATTTTCTTCCTGTTACTGGGAGCATACATGTTAATCCAAACATGCCCTATCTATCAGCCGCACCATTTTTTATAAGAGATGGGCACACAGAAATCTGtcagacaggaaaaaaaacggCTTATTACATCTCTGCTCTACTTGTCAGCAGTGTATGCAGTTCCTTGCTCAACAGCATTAGTTTGTTATTCAACATCCCAAGTATTCCAACTTCAAGTGCAGTGTGTCAGCATACTACAACAATATCTGGTCAAATTCACCAGGGCAGTAATGTATAATTAAAACCAAAACCCATGCCTGCTCGTTTGCTTGTTATTAATTATATTTGCAGTTTTTGTAGAAAAAGAAAGCAACATccgattagttgttttttttcttccaacagCTGCTACAACTGCTGCAGTGCAGATCCTATTCTTGTacaaaaaaagggagaaaaaaaacatttgatgtcAGTGCATCAAACTACTCGGTTATCGCTCTCTCCAAGATTACTGTCTGTTCATCCCCCTATTTTGTCCGGCCATTTTTTGGCCTCATTTTTCCAGAAACcaaatttttctttttctcacataGGTTTTACCATGATGAACTTTACGCCATTAAAATGAGATTGCATTGTTAGTTGAAATGTAAGCTAACCTACTTTGCATTTTGAATATCTCTAACTCTATTCAATGCAGTAAAGAGagaagttgttttctttttatcccCCTATTTTatcccatgtttttttaaacacgttCCAGTGATAACTAGTGATTAATATTCCTCATTCCTTATTGCTCCCTTACCCTGTACGTTGATTTAATCCTGCACCTGCGAGGCATTACAAACCTCTCTCACCTTTGTCTCCCTTAGCGACCGGTCGAATCAGGCTGAACTCTGAGTCCCACGCTTCCACTGTCTCCAGAGACGAGGAGCTCCAGGCTAAGGGGGAAGACGAGGCTGGTACGCCCACTGACGGAGCTCCATTCAGGGGACGGTCCAAGTCAGCTCCCCCTGCTTTGTGGGCAGCCAAGAAATACGGCCGGCAGCTCCGAAGGATGAGCGACGAGTTTGACAGCCTGCTAGACAAAGGGGTGAGAATGAGGGttagaggatggaagaatggtTTCAAAGAGGTTTTGGTATAACTgatttagtttctttttaacttaACACTGTGTCTGTATTTTGTGCAGGAAATGAGGAGGGTGAGGAGTGCTGGGACGACCAAACAGATGCACCACTCTAGAAGCTGGTGGAGCTACCTCTTCAGTCAccaggagacagagggagagaccaACCACCATGACAACCACACACACCGCACTGAATAGGTGAGAGAGGAAATAAAGAGTGACACGAGGTTTGAGGAATCACTGGGAATGAGAAGAAGGCAATGGGGAAGCCAAGAGAACGGTTGTTGAGAACAACATGACCTGATCTGAGAAGGGACGGAAGAAAGGTTGGtttaaacaaaaagagaaaagatcCAAACACAAAGGCATGGCTAAGTAGATGGCTAGGTGTTCCATCCTAgtcatgtcatttttatacGCTATTGGTAACaacatttcaattattttttggtATTTGTGTTGGTTGTGATGTTAACAATATTGCTGGGCAGCCCACTGTGAAATGGTAAAAGTCAGTCAGGCTTGAGAATGGACTGTTGGCTATCTGAACCCCATAGAATGGATGAGATAGGCTAAGAGAGGAGAGATGATCtcttaaaaacacaaagaaggaTAAGCATATAAGTTGAGCAATGACCACTCAGTTAAAAGATGCTTCGTTGTCTCTCCCATCAACACTATGCAATATACTGtagagggagagacaaataCACTGAAATCAAAACACCGGACTATTTGAGGCCACCTTGAATGCTGTTAGAATCTCCTTCCTCGTCTTCTTGAAGAAATCCCCGATGTCGATGTACTAATGCTTGTTTTGCTCCAAATGTTTGTTCTTAAACAAAAGCTAATGGAGACCACTGTAATTGTGTGCCAAAATAATCTGCAAGCAACAGAGGCAAGAGTATAAATGGGAAGGATTTGTTTAAAAGTATTCTCTGGCCTTTATCTAACTTCcacttctactactactactgcaaGCCAGTACCACTTAAACAGCTGTACTTGACTATCATCAACTGCTTTATATCTCAAATGTATCAAAAGAAGAACAATCTTGTACAAGGACAATCGCTGATGATGTAGAAATACTATCTTTTGTAAGACTTCAGGGTTAGATTATATCTGAAGAGAATGACAataaacatacatataaaaGCACAAACCAATATGaatctatctttttaaagaCTTGGATGAGCAAAGAAAACAACCTTTGGAACCTttatgtgtaaatattttgttaatATTTTATCAAATTGCAGGGGTGGGGTAATACACTATGTCGTTTAGCCAGaattttattttacaagttCCTATTTTACAAGGTTACCATGCTATTTAATATGTTTGGCCAACCTAGCAATAGGCAGTGTACAATCCATGGTTGTTGTGATAAATGTTATGTGCATATTTAAAGATGTGGGTGGGAGTGAATTAACTGCCATACAAGGAGCCAACACAATAGCTTGGGCCCATTTATTTAGTACCCAGTGCGTATAGAAGATGGATTTAGAGAGTTAAGTCACAGTCAAACACAAGTCGAAGGGATACTTGACATTGTTTAGGGAAATCCATTTCCAGCCCTGTTAGGTTGATAAAACAGTGAGTATAAATGTGGGTTCACTTTGGGATGTGAATAAAATGGGATCTTAAATCGGTCAAGCCTCTGGTGTAGGAGTGATGATCTGATTCTAGATTTGCTTTTTGTGTATTATAGTCAGGCTTTTAAGGACTACTTGGCACACACAATATGACATTTATGGGAGATTTTCTTACCAATGATTACAAAACTAAGATAAGCACTTCTACACAGCTTGGTAAATATGATTAGGCTATTTGTAACTTGTTTATCAATATGTAATTATTGAAAATGGTAATAGGTTTGTTGtacttttctctcttcctctacaCTTGTAGGGTTGAGATATGAAGTGCAGGGGGGGGGGCTAAGGCATGGATCTAAGGGGCTGCATTTCTATTGTCTATACACTCAAATGATTCTCCACCTTTTTCATGGCTTGTCCTAAACTTGGTTTAGGAGCATTTTTTAGTCAGAGAATTGTAGACAATCTGAATAGCACCACCTTTTTTGAAGATTCATCCAAGTCTACCATATGTTTGGTTACATGCAACCCCTAACTGTGTAAGATCAATTCACTGAAACATGTGGGTGACCCTTTAAATTGAATAAGTATTTGGTATGAAGCTACAGTTAAGACTACGCTATTACATTTAAGCTACTTGTTAAAAGTACTCCACTGTTTCAGATCAGATTTCTCAATCACCCTAACGGGTGAAACCAGGAGTGTGTAATTGTGCCGTCAAAACAAAGTTagtgttttacattataataagTCACTCCTAGTAGACCTGTACCTGTACTTTGACACAATTAGTACAGTTGAATCAGCTGGCAGAGAATATGTACATGGTGTTTAGAGCTTGGGGCCAAATATGAATATGGAATTTTATGAGTACAATATTGTCATGAACTGCCTTGAACATGCTGTAACCTGTGATGTGACACCACATAACCAGTCTTGTCTGTTTACCCAATTACCGCCTTAAACTTTACAATCGCCTATTACGCTTAAGAAAAAAGCACAATGGTGGTGCGTTTGCTTGTCACAACTGTGAGAAAAATATTATAATCGCTAACGCTGGAAAAGCCATTTCAGAAAAAGAAAGTCATGTTATGGTTTTGACTTGAAACATTTGTGGCAGTGAACACACCCCAGAGGAAAAAACGTGTCTGGGCAACTGGCATTTTACAACCATCCGTGATATTACTTGAATCTGGAGCTGTGTGTGGAGAAAATGTAATTCTAATGTCCTTTTTCTGTTGGAttccttttgattttttttttaaatgacttttgtAAATTTTTCTCTACAGCTGTGAAACTTCTGGTATATGCTGTGctgaataaatacttttaagagTGGTTTTGAAGAGAGTCTCTTGTGTAATTCttcaagtttgtgtgtgttgtggcttcacaaacaCTTTGCTGCatacgagtggttatttgagtaaAAGTTGATCTGTCAGcttgaatcagtcggcccattctcctctgacctctagcatcaacaagatattttcgcccacag from Sander vitreus isolate 19-12246 chromosome 19, sanVit1, whole genome shotgun sequence includes the following:
- the badb gene encoding BCL2 associated agonist of cell death b, translated to MAAHFTISDSESETSEEVEEGKNKQPPTVQEQPLSQRHFLTLPELRNAATGRIRLNSESHASTVSRDEELQAKGEDEAGTPTDGAPFRGRSKSAPPALWAAKKYGRQLRRMSDEFDSLLDKGEMRRVRSAGTTKQMHHSRSWWSYLFSHQETEGETNHHDNHTHRTE